The following coding sequences lie in one Micromonospora sp. R77 genomic window:
- a CDS encoding TIGR03086 family metal-binding protein, which translates to MSTKTSELLATAAAGTATVVRNISDDQLSRPTPCPDYTVRELLNHLYDVVVNFQALARKQPVDWSARTEHLADGWRDGFAAETVRLVTAWSDPAAVEGDSPGMGLPQETLGAMALIDLTVHGWDLARATGQRFEVEPDVLAATHGFMDRMGDTGQRRGAFAEPVPTTADATDLDRLLGRTGRDPAWRP; encoded by the coding sequence ATGAGCACGAAGACCAGTGAGCTGCTGGCCACCGCCGCAGCCGGAACGGCGACCGTGGTCCGCAACATCTCCGACGACCAGCTTTCCCGGCCCACTCCGTGCCCCGACTACACCGTCCGCGAGCTCCTCAACCACCTGTACGACGTGGTGGTCAACTTCCAGGCGCTCGCCCGGAAGCAGCCGGTCGACTGGTCGGCGAGGACCGAGCACCTGGCCGACGGCTGGCGGGACGGCTTCGCCGCGGAGACCGTACGCCTGGTGACGGCCTGGTCCGACCCGGCCGCGGTGGAGGGTGACTCGCCCGGCATGGGGCTGCCGCAGGAGACGCTCGGCGCGATGGCGCTCATCGACCTCACCGTGCACGGCTGGGACCTGGCCCGGGCCACCGGCCAACGATTCGAGGTCGAGCCCGACGTGCTGGCCGCGACGCACGGCTTCATGGACCGGATGGGCGACACCGGCCAGCGGAGGGGCGCCTTCGCCGAACCGGTTCCCACCACCGCCGACGCCACCGATCTCGACCGCCTCCTGGGCCGTACCGGACGGGATCCCGCCTGGCGTCCGTGA